In the genome of cyanobacterium endosymbiont of Braarudosphaera bigelowii, one region contains:
- the rpsD gene encoding 30S ribosomal protein S4, whose translation MSRYRGPRLRVVRRLGELPGLSRKNPRRTYPPGQHGQGRRKRSEYAVRLEEKQKLLYNYGVTEKQLIRYMKKARRATGSTGQKLLELLEMRLDNTVFRLGMAGTIPGARQLVNHCHVLVNGRIVNIASYQCRAGDVISVRNNDNSRRMVETNMQYPGLANLPEHLEFDKNTFTGKVNDVIKREWVALQINELLVVEYYSRKV comes from the coding sequence ATGTCTCGTTATAGAGGGCCTCGCCTTAGGGTTGTACGAAGACTTGGAGAACTTCCAGGATTAAGTAGAAAAAACCCTCGTCGCACTTATCCACCTGGACAACATGGTCAGGGTCGTAGAAAACGTTCTGAATATGCTGTGCGACTCGAAGAAAAACAAAAACTTCTTTACAATTACGGTGTAACTGAAAAACAGCTAATTCGTTACATGAAGAAAGCTCGTCGTGCCACTGGTTCTACAGGACAAAAACTATTGGAACTTTTGGAAATGCGTTTAGATAACACAGTATTTCGTTTAGGAATGGCTGGAACTATCCCTGGTGCTCGCCAGCTCGTAAACCATTGTCATGTATTAGTAAACGGACGTATTGTTAATATTGCTAGCTATCAATGTCGCGCTGGGGATGTTATTTCTGTTCGAAATAACGATAATTCTCGCCGTATGGTAGAAACTAATATGCAATATCCCGGATTAGCTAATCTTCCTGAACATCTAGAATTTGATAAAAACACTTTCACTGGTAAAGTTAACGATGTAATTAAACGTGAATGGGTTGCACTACAAATTAATGAGCTTCTAGTTGTTGAATATTATTCTCGAAAAGTATAA
- a CDS encoding TerB family tellurite resistance protein, protein MNRKYKNKQLLKILIGVAWIDGIIQMEERNYLKYILEYHGLSKDIELQYFLSELKPIKANQCYQWLEEYLGNNPTREDYQELLESLSALIYSDGDIQIQEAQLLNKLQFLDPSQNYYQLSFARTVKILQKMFRNAIDKIVQN, encoded by the coding sequence ATGAATAGAAAGTATAAAAATAAGCAACTACTTAAAATTTTAATTGGAGTTGCTTGGATAGATGGGATTATTCAAATGGAGGAAAGAAATTATCTAAAGTACATATTAGAATATCATGGATTATCCAAAGATATAGAATTACAGTATTTTTTATCAGAATTAAAACCGATTAAAGCAAATCAATGCTATCAATGGTTAGAAGAATATTTAGGCAATAATCCAACAAGAGAAGATTATCAAGAACTTCTAGAATCTTTAAGTGCTTTAATTTATAGTGATGGAGACATTCAGATACAAGAGGCTCAGTTATTGAATAAATTACAGTTTCTTGATCCTTCACAGAATTATTATCAATTAAGCTTTGCTAGGACTGTTAAAATTTTACAAAAAATGTTCAGAAATGCCATTGATAAAATAGTTCAAAATTAG
- a CDS encoding 16S rRNA (cytosine(967)-C(5))-methyltransferase — protein MKVSNVRELTLKVLREIDKNNSFINISLNHALKDIILNKNDRSLCTELVYGIIRCQRTLDNLIDQLGNKKSQKQSPVLRRILHIGLYQLLYLDHIPPSAAVNTSVDLAKNNNLNGLSKVVNAILRKYIRIREKRNYQLTLSGSSSNITGIKYSFPSWIVEHWHQRWGKSTTEKLCYWFNQSPTIDIRINSLRTTIEEVRRNLIMAKVNVEYLPYLPYALRLKGKIGDIKNLPGFMKGNWTVQDISAQLVSYLLDPKVGDIIIDACAAPGGKTTHIAELMQDKGLILACDRISSRLGKIQQNVERLGLKSIKLIKGDSRYLQQFTNFADRVLIDAPCSGLGTLHRNPDIRWRQTPEKIKQLSIMQKKILHRAAQWVKPNGVLVYSTCTLNIAENEIIVHNFLKDNPEWHIEKPLFSKPFSPFITPSGCLQIFPHQHYMDGFFMVKLRKNSTKIY, from the coding sequence TTGAAAGTTTCAAATGTTCGTGAACTAACTTTAAAAGTTTTAAGAGAGATAGATAAAAATAATAGTTTTATTAACATATCTTTAAACCATGCTCTTAAAGATATTATTTTAAATAAAAATGATCGTAGTTTATGTACAGAGTTAGTTTATGGAATAATACGTTGTCAACGGACCTTAGACAATTTAATTGATCAGTTAGGAAACAAAAAATCTCAAAAGCAATCACCAGTTCTACGCCGTATTCTCCATATTGGACTGTATCAACTTTTATATCTTGACCATATTCCTCCATCTGCAGCTGTTAATACAAGTGTAGATCTTGCAAAAAATAATAATTTGAACGGTCTTTCTAAGGTTGTTAATGCAATACTAAGAAAATACATCAGGATAAGAGAAAAAAGAAACTATCAGTTGACACTATCAGGAAGTTCTTCCAATATTACAGGAATAAAATATAGTTTTCCTAGTTGGATAGTTGAACATTGGCACCAAAGATGGGGAAAAAGTACTACAGAAAAACTATGTTATTGGTTCAATCAGTCTCCAACAATTGATATACGCATAAATAGTCTTAGAACTACTATTGAGGAGGTAAGAAGAAACCTGATTATGGCTAAGGTAAATGTAGAATACTTACCATATTTACCCTACGCATTAAGACTAAAAGGAAAAATAGGTGATATAAAAAATTTACCAGGATTTATGAAAGGAAATTGGACAGTACAAGACATTAGCGCACAATTAGTTAGCTATCTGTTAGATCCAAAAGTAGGAGATATAATTATTGATGCCTGTGCTGCACCCGGAGGAAAAACTACTCATATTGCTGAATTAATGCAAGACAAAGGATTAATCTTAGCTTGTGATCGTATTTCATCTCGTCTTGGAAAAATTCAACAGAATGTAGAAAGATTAGGATTGAAATCAATTAAGCTCATTAAAGGAGACAGTCGCTACCTACAACAATTTACTAACTTTGCTGATCGTGTCCTTATAGATGCTCCTTGTTCTGGATTAGGTACTTTACACAGAAATCCAGATATTCGATGGAGACAAACTCCGGAAAAAATAAAGCAGTTATCAATAATGCAAAAGAAAATACTACATAGAGCAGCTCAATGGGTAAAACCAAATGGCGTACTAGTATACTCTACATGTACTTTAAATATCGCAGAGAATGAAATAATTGTTCACAATTTTCTTAAAGACAATCCTGAATGGCACATTGAAAAACCCCTTTTTTCTAAACCTTTTTCACCTTTCATCACACCATCAGGATGCTTACAAATATTTCCTCACCAACATTATATGGATGGATTTTTTATGGTGAAATTACGAAAAAATTCTACTAAAATATATTAG
- a CDS encoding M20 family metallopeptidase, with product MLSQIKNLVRDLLPRFVEIRRHLHSYPELSGKEHQTAAYVANILSSYDIPVEKFIGKTGVVGHLINDSEKTSVLAIRTDMDALPIEEKTKLNFSSYNPGIMHACGHDVHTTVGIGTAIILSMLKKELRGHVRFLFQPAEEIAQGAKWMVRDGVMNNVDAIIGVHVFPSLPAGSIGIKYGTLTAAVDDIEVFIKGESGHGARPHEAVDAIWIASQIITTLQQAISRTQNPLHPLVLTIGQIAGGHAPNIIADRVKMTGTIRSLHPETRAQLPKWIETIIANVCKAHNAKYEIDYRWGVASVQNDTYLTSILEEASREAWGNDSIKILSEPSLGSEDFSSYLQYSRGTMFRLGTGYSNKINHPLHHPLFDIDESAIAVGITTLAYTAYKYWEK from the coding sequence ATGCTATCCCAAATAAAAAATCTCGTTAGAGATCTTCTGCCTAGATTTGTCGAGATTCGTCGACATTTACATTCTTATCCAGAATTAAGTGGGAAAGAACATCAGACAGCTGCTTATGTAGCAAATATACTTTCTTCTTATGATATCCCTGTAGAAAAATTTATTGGTAAAACAGGAGTTGTAGGGCATTTAATCAACGATTCTGAAAAAACTAGTGTTTTAGCAATTCGTACTGACATGGATGCCCTACCTATAGAAGAAAAAACTAAATTAAATTTTTCTTCTTATAATCCTGGAATAATGCATGCTTGTGGTCATGATGTTCATACTACAGTAGGCATAGGAACTGCGATTATTTTATCTATGTTAAAAAAAGAACTAAGAGGTCATGTTCGCTTTCTATTTCAACCTGCAGAAGAAATAGCTCAAGGAGCTAAATGGATGGTACGAGATGGTGTAATGAATAATGTTGATGCAATTATTGGAGTTCATGTTTTTCCTTCTCTTCCTGCAGGTTCTATTGGCATTAAGTATGGAACACTAACAGCTGCGGTAGATGATATTGAAGTGTTCATTAAAGGTGAGTCAGGGCACGGAGCTCGACCTCACGAAGCTGTAGATGCAATATGGATCGCATCTCAAATAATTACGACTTTACAACAGGCTATCAGCCGTACTCAAAATCCCTTGCATCCTTTAGTTTTAACAATTGGACAAATTGCTGGAGGGCATGCTCCTAATATTATTGCGGATCGAGTCAAAATGACTGGTACAATACGTTCATTACATCCTGAAACTCGTGCTCAATTACCTAAATGGATAGAGACTATTATTGCTAATGTTTGTAAAGCTCATAATGCTAAATATGAAATTGATTATCGATGGGGAGTAGCTTCTGTTCAAAATGATACTTATCTTACCAGTATTCTAGAAGAAGCTTCTCGAGAGGCATGGGGAAATGATTCAATTAAAATTTTATCTGAACCATCATTAGGCTCAGAAGATTTTTCTTCATACTTGCAATATTCACGAGGAACAATGTTCCGACTAGGCACTGGCTATTCAAATAAGATAAATCATCCTTTACATCATCCTTTATTTGATATAGATGAATCTGCTATTGCAGTAGGAATAACTACCTTAGCTTATACAGCTTATAAGTACTGGGAAAAATAA
- a CDS encoding precorrin-2 C(20)-methyltransferase yields MNKTTGTLYGISMGPGDPELITVKGKRLLEETPVLAFPTGILGKKGVAEEIISFWVDDKQIKLPLCFPYVKDKKQLREAWKKAALDIGNYLCKGIDVAFTCEGDINFFSTFTYLAQFILKKFPQISIKTVPGVCSPLASASALGVPLTFYSQNLAILPVVHNVNDIRVIANWANVIVLLKVSSVYTHIWDILQDLNLLQNASLIVRATQLEEKIYTDLTNYRCLSIPYFSLMVIQTN; encoded by the coding sequence ATGAATAAAACAACAGGAACTTTATATGGAATTAGTATGGGACCAGGTGATCCTGAATTAATTACTGTAAAAGGAAAAAGATTATTAGAAGAGACACCTGTTCTGGCCTTTCCCACAGGAATATTAGGTAAGAAAGGAGTAGCTGAAGAAATAATTTCTTTTTGGGTCGATGATAAACAAATAAAATTACCTTTATGTTTTCCTTATGTGAAAGATAAGAAACAATTGAGAGAAGCTTGGAAAAAAGCTGCTCTTGATATTGGAAATTATCTTTGCAAAGGGATAGACGTAGCTTTCACTTGCGAAGGAGATATAAATTTTTTTAGTACTTTTACATACTTAGCACAGTTTATACTTAAAAAATTCCCTCAAATTTCAATAAAAACTGTTCCTGGTGTCTGTTCTCCATTGGCTTCTGCTTCTGCTCTAGGTGTTCCATTAACTTTTTATTCCCAAAATTTAGCTATTCTTCCCGTGGTCCATAATGTAAACGATATTCGGGTAATAGCGAATTGGGCTAATGTAATTGTTTTGTTAAAAGTAAGTTCTGTTTATACTCATATATGGGATATCCTACAAGATCTAAATTTGTTACAAAACGCTTCTTTGATCGTTAGAGCTACACAATTAGAAGAAAAGATATATACAGATTTAACTAATTATCGTTGTTTATCTATTCCATATTTTTCTTTAATGGTTATTCAAACCAATTAA
- a CDS encoding 30S ribosomal protein S1: MVDQKATINDIGFTHEDFAALLDKYDYHFSPGDIVPGTVFSMEPRGALIDIGAKTAAYIPIQEMSINRVDDPDEVLQPNETREFFILTDENEDGQLTLSIRRIEYMRAWERVRQLREEDATVRSNVFATNRGGALVRIEGLRGFIPGSHISTREAKEDLVGEELPLKFLEVDEERNRLVLSHRRALVERKMNGLEVGQVVIGSVRGIKPYGAFIDIGGVSGLLHISEISHDHIDTPHSVFGVNDELKVMIIDLDAERGRISLSTKQLEPEPGDMLKNRDVVFEKAEEMAEKYRQKLLAEAEGREIPEEGESIIENIPSALDVDEAQEEIVATTDVSEE; the protein is encoded by the coding sequence ATGGTAGATCAGAAAGCAACAATTAACGATATTGGTTTTACCCACGAAGATTTCGCCGCACTTCTTGATAAATATGACTATCATTTCAGTCCCGGAGACATTGTCCCTGGTACTGTTTTCAGTATGGAGCCAAGAGGTGCACTAATTGACATTGGAGCAAAAACTGCAGCTTATATTCCTATTCAGGAAATGTCAATCAACCGAGTAGATGACCCTGACGAAGTTCTTCAACCAAATGAGACAAGAGAGTTCTTCATTTTAACTGATGAAAACGAAGATGGACAATTAACCTTGTCTATTAGACGTATCGAGTATATGCGAGCTTGGGAAAGAGTACGTCAATTAAGAGAAGAAGACGCAACTGTACGCTCTAATGTTTTTGCGACAAACCGAGGAGGTGCCCTTGTAAGAATTGAGGGATTGCGAGGTTTTATACCAGGGTCTCATATAAGTACTCGTGAAGCCAAAGAAGATTTGGTTGGGGAAGAATTACCTTTAAAATTCCTTGAAGTTGACGAAGAAAGAAACCGTCTAGTTCTTAGCCATCGTCGTGCATTAGTTGAACGTAAAATGAACGGTTTAGAAGTAGGACAGGTTGTTATTGGTTCTGTTCGTGGAATTAAACCTTATGGTGCTTTTATTGATATAGGAGGAGTTAGCGGACTCTTACATATCTCTGAAATTTCTCATGACCATATTGACACTCCTCACAGTGTTTTCGGAGTTAACGACGAATTGAAAGTTATGATTATTGATCTTGATGCTGAAAGAGGAAGAATATCCTTGTCGACAAAACAGCTTGAACCTGAGCCTGGGGATATGTTGAAAAATCGAGATGTGGTGTTTGAAAAAGCAGAAGAAATGGCTGAGAAGTATCGTCAAAAGCTTCTTGCAGAGGCGGAAGGTAGAGAAATACCTGAAGAAGGAGAAAGTATAATAGAAAATATCCCTTCTGCATTAGATGTAGATGAAGCTCAAGAAGAAATAGTTGCTACTACGGATGTTTCTGAAGAATAA
- a CDS encoding SagB/ThcOx family dehydrogenase, whose protein sequence is MSDLPASIAVYYHQRTKYDPKTIATKNKGLDWSKQPTPFKEYKIGKSYELIAYSSKKSSITSHSSYWHRLSRLCGCSYGLTAKIPTIGSPMYLRATPSAGGLYPAEVYLISKGTPWLPAGLYSYQPQNHSLLHFWDDNVWENLETACLYHQALESAEIVVVTTAIFYRSSWRYEDRAYRRICLDTGHLLGNIELACAMTNYRPHLIGGFVDNLINKIFYFNPKEEGVISVIALSDLSNDNKNLKNIGPTALPSIIKTNYSQVSDGELLGYFHQATEIKEPDINKVQEMISQDSFVEDKYNFPFCLKVSMLTTPIIWGNNFNLLEKTIFKRRSTRAYTGEELTLDELKGLLHFTYQSQDYVHQGFDPNPDYFDINLIETFVVVSGVKGLESGCYYYAPKAQELRQIRFKNFRKELHYLCLGQNLGRDAGAIIFHTTELKKAVEKYGDRVYRYLHLDAGHLGQKLNLAAIHLQLGVSGIGGFFDDQVNEVLGIPEDEAVIYITTIGRPRYQSIS, encoded by the coding sequence ATGTCAGATTTGCCAGCATCTATAGCTGTTTATTATCATCAACGAACAAAATACGATCCAAAAACTATTGCTACTAAAAATAAAGGTTTGGATTGGTCAAAGCAACCAACTCCTTTTAAGGAATATAAAATCGGCAAGTCTTATGAGCTAATAGCTTACTCATCAAAGAAATCATCAATTACTTCTCATTCTTCATATTGGCACAGACTTTCACGTTTATGTGGCTGTAGTTATGGATTAACTGCAAAAATACCCACTATTGGAAGTCCTATGTATTTAAGAGCAACTCCATCAGCTGGAGGACTCTATCCAGCTGAAGTTTATCTAATTTCAAAAGGAACTCCATGGCTACCAGCTGGATTGTATAGTTATCAGCCACAAAATCATTCCTTATTGCATTTTTGGGATGATAATGTTTGGGAAAATTTAGAGACAGCATGTTTATATCATCAGGCTCTTGAAAGCGCAGAAATAGTAGTTGTTACAACTGCTATTTTCTACAGATCATCGTGGCGATATGAAGACCGGGCCTATCGAAGAATTTGTTTAGATACAGGGCACTTACTAGGTAATATAGAACTAGCTTGTGCTATGACTAATTATCGTCCTCACTTAATTGGAGGTTTTGTAGATAATTTAATAAATAAAATCTTCTATTTTAACCCTAAAGAAGAAGGAGTGATTTCAGTTATTGCTTTATCTGATTTATCTAATGATAATAAAAATTTAAAAAATATAGGCCCCACAGCTTTACCATCAATTATAAAAACTAACTATTCTCAAGTTTCTGATGGAGAATTATTAGGTTATTTTCATCAAGCTACTGAGATAAAAGAACCTGATATTAATAAAGTACAAGAAATGATATCTCAAGACAGTTTTGTAGAAGATAAATATAACTTTCCATTTTGTTTAAAGGTATCCATGTTAACAACTCCTATTATATGGGGAAATAATTTTAACCTTCTTGAAAAAACCATTTTTAAAAGACGATCTACTCGCGCTTATACAGGCGAAGAATTAACTTTAGATGAACTAAAAGGATTGCTACACTTTACCTATCAATCTCAAGATTATGTTCATCAGGGATTTGATCCAAATCCTGATTATTTTGATATAAATTTAATTGAAACTTTCGTAGTAGTATCTGGAGTAAAAGGTTTAGAGTCTGGCTGTTACTATTATGCGCCAAAAGCTCAAGAACTTAGGCAAATTCGGTTTAAAAATTTTCGCAAGGAATTACATTACCTATGTTTAGGACAAAATTTAGGAAGAGATGCGGGAGCAATTATTTTTCATACTACAGAACTAAAGAAGGCGGTAGAAAAGTATGGTGATCGCGTTTATAGATATTTACATCTTGATGCAGGACATTTAGGACAAAAGTTAAATTTAGCTGCTATTCATCTTCAACTTGGAGTAAGTGGAATTGGTGGTTTCTTTGATGATCAAGTAAATGAAGTTCTTGGCATTCCTGAAGATGAGGCTGTCATTTATATAACTACAATAGGAAGGCCAAGATATCAATCTATAAGTTAA
- a CDS encoding ABC transporter ATP-binding protein/permease, translating into MPKIRLKFNQKLISYFFETAQPYFFPINNNQTWVFCTLLVTLIVMIISLTYFITIGATLLTNTVFTNFSNIITNGFIGKINRTLDSKITSYVAIILLASSLIFLSQFSKIGKKWKQWFLLGSLLFLLLVVNGLRLIMSYVFRFIDTALTEKNADVFWQFMIVYGLVLISAVPIIIIYRYTRKKLGLMWRKWLTKHFLSRYFSYRVYYKLNSEYLKKEVDNPDQRITQDIKSFTIVTLDFLLDFFNSILTLVSFSYILYTISDRLTYGLLVYAIFGTTVVLIAGNRLIKINYAQLRLEANFRHSILRIRDYAESIAFYRGEFLENKQVTNKLKKVVKNFNLLIIWQSIINLFQLGYNYFTRLIPYIMIAPLYLKGELDFGSIAQATVAFSQVLEALSLITNRIPEITKFAASINRLGEFYESMNPGLLQEEELNSDLIHIEKFPVIILQNVSLYPPNSQRKLVKNITVRVDKSNNLLIMGTSGTGKSSLLRAIAGLWTSGSGTIFRPSPKEILFLPQHPYMISGSLKEQLLYPDMGKYITQNQLDKILVAVDLQNLRSRFQDFDIRENWSSVLSLGEQQRIAFARILITKPRYVILDEATSALDEENEESLYHSLSTSEISYISVGHRPTLTKYHQQILTIMDEGNWELETHKIYS; encoded by the coding sequence ATGCCTAAAATCCGATTAAAATTCAACCAAAAGCTTATTTCATATTTCTTTGAAACAGCACAGCCTTATTTTTTCCCTATCAATAATAATCAGACATGGGTGTTCTGCACATTGTTAGTAACACTGATTGTTATGATTATTAGTTTAACTTATTTCATAACAATTGGAGCAACGCTACTAACTAATACAGTTTTTACCAATTTTTCTAATATCATTACTAATGGTTTTATCGGCAAAATTAATAGAACTTTAGACTCAAAGATTACTAGTTATGTAGCTATTATTTTGTTAGCTAGTAGTTTAATTTTTTTATCACAGTTCTCTAAAATAGGTAAGAAATGGAAACAGTGGTTTTTGTTAGGATCACTTCTTTTCCTTTTACTAGTTGTTAATGGATTAAGGCTCATTATGAGCTATGTATTCCGTTTTATAGATACTGCCTTAACGGAGAAAAATGCAGATGTCTTTTGGCAATTTATGATAGTTTATGGCTTGGTACTGATTTCTGCTGTACCGATTATTATAATTTATCGCTATACTAGAAAAAAACTGGGACTAATGTGGAGAAAATGGCTTACAAAGCATTTTTTAAGCCGTTACTTTAGTTACCGTGTCTACTATAAATTAAATTCAGAATATCTTAAGAAAGAAGTAGATAATCCTGATCAGAGAATAACACAAGATATAAAGTCTTTTACAATCGTTACTCTCGATTTTTTACTTGATTTTTTTAATTCAATCTTAACTTTGGTATCTTTCTCTTATATTTTATATACCATATCAGATAGGTTAACATATGGTTTATTGGTCTATGCAATATTTGGTACTACAGTAGTTTTAATTGCAGGAAATCGTCTAATTAAAATTAACTACGCTCAATTGCGCTTAGAAGCAAATTTTCGTCATAGCATCTTAAGAATTAGAGACTATGCTGAGTCAATAGCTTTTTATAGAGGAGAATTTTTAGAAAACAAACAAGTTACTAATAAGTTAAAAAAAGTTGTTAAAAATTTTAACTTATTAATTATTTGGCAGTCTATTATTAATCTTTTTCAATTAGGATATAATTACTTTACACGATTAATACCATATATCATGATTGCTCCTTTATATTTAAAAGGAGAATTAGACTTTGGATCTATCGCCCAAGCAACTGTTGCATTTAGTCAAGTCCTAGAAGCTCTTTCTTTAATAACTAACCGAATTCCAGAAATTACAAAATTTGCGGCTAGTATTAATCGTCTAGGAGAATTTTATGAATCAATGAATCCAGGATTATTGCAGGAAGAAGAATTGAATAGTGACTTAATTCATATCGAAAAATTTCCTGTTATTATTCTACAGAATGTCTCTTTATATCCTCCTAATTCCCAGAGAAAATTAGTTAAAAATATTACTGTTCGTGTTGATAAAAGTAATAATTTATTGATTATGGGAACTAGTGGAACTGGCAAAAGTTCCTTACTTAGAGCTATAGCTGGGCTTTGGACTTCAGGGTCTGGGACAATTTTTCGTCCTAGTCCGAAAGAAATATTGTTCTTGCCCCAACATCCATACATGATTTCAGGAAGTTTAAAAGAACAGTTGCTATATCCTGACATGGGGAAATATATTACACAGAATCAGTTAGATAAGATATTAGTAGCTGTAGATTTACAGAATTTAAGAAGTCGTTTTCAAGACTTTGATATAAGAGAGAATTGGAGTAGTGTATTATCCTTAGGAGAACAGCAGCGTATAGCATTTGCTAGAATTCTAATTACTAAACCCCGTTATGTTATTTTGGACGAAGCGACTAGTGCTTTAGATGAAGAAAATGAAGAGTCTCTCTATCACAGCTTATCCACTTCAGAGATTAGCTACATTAGCGTAGGCCACAGACCAACCTTGACTAAATATCACCAACAGATATTAACCATCATGGACGAAGGAAATTGGGAACTAGAAACTCACAAAATTTATAGTTGA
- a CDS encoding anhydro-N-acetylmuramic acid kinase — protein sequence MYCLGLMSGTSVDSIDAALIKIQGSKLDLRIKYLLNISYSYPEKIRNQILRVAEGNSLSIEEFAKLDEEIALSFVNVVKEVRKKHFPIELIGSHGQTVFHRPPAINSIGYTIQLGRGEIIANLTGIPTVNNFRAADIAAGGQGAPLVSAVDACLLSHPHYHRCIQNIGGIGNVTYLPPKCTEDWYKNITGWDTGPGNMLIDLTINKLSNGKQFYDSNGIWASQGKPNYQLIEKWLNHDFFHKKPPKSTGRELFGEEYLEYCWNDAQAYKLSETDFLTTITELTAISITNSYKHFIKYPIDEILLCGGGSHNLYLKERINHHSPQNTIVKTTTEVGLNSDFKEAISFAVLAYWRYVSKIPGSLPQVTGAYYSMLLGDVYLPF from the coding sequence ATGTATTGTCTCGGACTAATGAGTGGTACATCAGTAGACAGTATTGATGCAGCATTAATAAAAATCCAAGGAAGTAAGCTTGATCTAAGAATTAAATATCTATTGAATATTAGTTACTCTTATCCAGAGAAAATCCGAAATCAAATTTTGAGGGTTGCTGAAGGTAATTCTTTATCAATTGAAGAATTTGCGAAATTAGATGAAGAAATTGCTTTATCCTTTGTAAATGTTGTTAAAGAAGTTAGAAAAAAGCATTTTCCCATAGAGTTAATTGGATCTCATGGACAAACTGTATTTCATCGACCACCGGCCATAAATAGCATAGGATATACAATTCAATTAGGTAGAGGAGAAATTATCGCCAATCTTACAGGCATCCCAACAGTTAATAATTTTCGGGCTGCCGACATAGCTGCTGGTGGTCAAGGAGCACCACTAGTATCAGCAGTGGATGCTTGTCTATTAAGTCATCCTCACTATCATAGATGTATACAAAATATTGGCGGGATCGGTAATGTTACATATTTACCACCAAAATGTACAGAAGATTGGTATAAAAACATTACAGGATGGGACACTGGGCCAGGAAATATGTTGATTGATTTAACTATTAACAAGTTAAGTAATGGAAAACAGTTTTATGATAGTAATGGGATTTGGGCATCTCAGGGTAAACCTAATTATCAACTAATTGAAAAGTGGTTAAATCATGATTTTTTTCACAAAAAGCCTCCGAAATCTACTGGTAGAGAACTTTTCGGAGAAGAATATTTAGAATATTGTTGGAATGATGCTCAAGCTTATAAGTTATCCGAGACAGATTTTTTAACTACTATTACAGAGTTAACTGCAATTTCTATTACTAATAGTTATAAGCATTTTATTAAATATCCTATTGATGAAATATTGTTATGTGGAGGAGGTAGTCACAATCTTTATTTAAAAGAACGTATTAATCATCATTCTCCCCAAAATACTATAGTAAAAACGACTACTGAGGTTGGTCTAAATAGTGACTTTAAAGAAGCAATTTCTTTTGCAGTTCTGGCCTATTGGAGATATGTGAGTAAAATACCAGGTAGTTTGCCACAAGTTACTGGAGCTTACTACTCAATGTTACTTGGTGATGTTTATCTTCCTTTCTAA